A stretch of DNA from Montipora capricornis isolate CH-2021 chromosome 1, ASM3666992v2, whole genome shotgun sequence:
TCGCTTGGCTCGGATATGACAGTGGCAACAAAAATGAAATCAGGAAGCGTGTCGGCAAATTCAACACCTCCTAAAGATGCAGATTCCCAGCCAAAGACTTAACTTCGAAGGCCTTTCTAGTAATCATGTGGCAATCATAGAAATGCTCTTTTCCAGTCAAATGGAATCAAGAGGATGAAAAGTCCGTTGAAAAGTTCTTTTCAGTGTATCCTGTGCGCCCAGACAGAGAAGCATTAAGGACATTGTTCAGCTCAGTAGACTGTCTCAAGGATATCCTCGACAGAAATGATGGCGACTTTCAATGCGACTTTGAATGACTTACAGGCCTGCAAAATAGAGTCGCGACTATTGCAGATGTCTCCTGTTGAAAAAGGTGCATGTAAACAGGCTACAATCGTAAAATTactaaattaaaaaagaaaataaagcaacAGGTTATAAGTGTAGTATGACTATCTAACAATTATCATTGAGACTTGACGCAATCGTGATGGTAACGCCAACCGAAAACGTCACTTATATAAATACATATTCGTGCTGTGTGACCTATCTTTTAAGCTTTTCAATTGTTCTACTTGTACTAAGTGAGGTAGTTATTGAGGAAACTAATCAGTTGCAAATGCGTTCAACTTTAgttttggtaatttcacgttgttgttttgcagatgacggcaaacaaatgaatcaatttaaccacatttacagggccattgtttttttctctttaaatctTTAAATCTTTTGGGATTACTTAAACTGGAAGCTTCGGAATAGCACTTCTAGTGTTTGTCAGGGATGAAACACGAGCTGGGGTAACCAATCCCTGGGGAGTGCCTCACAAATACATTAAGTGTCCTGGTAACTTTAATCTTCCACCCATTTCTAAAATACAACTTATTTTCCTGATCGTGATGTGACgtatattattaaacaattactGACTTCACTGGAAACATGTCTTTATACAAGTGAAGCATTTCATAAAAAGCGATGTCAGGCCATCAACTACGCGATGGGACATTGACATAGTGATGGATAAAACTATTGCAAGTGCAAATGGTGTTGAGAGGTCGTGTGGTAAAAGAAGAAATGCATTTCCCATGATGTAACATTATTGTTTGGTATTAAATTTGAGACAAATCTTTTCATGCTGAACACATTACACAGCGCATATCCTACCTAATATAGAAAATCCCACTTATCTTGGGTGGGGCCGATTATAAATCATTTCAATCAGCTGATTTGGAGCGCAAAACTAATTGGCAGTCCTaagaatttttctcatccaattattaACAgattggacagcatgtagtcctattacatatacTTAGTGGCTTTGCAAACGATCAAAAAAATTTCTCAGCTGCCCCACTATTATAAGGTTCACACGATCAAGCCGTGATCAAACCTCAACAGAGTGGTATTGCAGTCATAAACATCCAGCTGCCACAGCAGCCACCAGAACCCTTTAACAGTggttcagcaataaaaaagtgaaaaagtgaTTGGTACAGTGATATGGTGAAATTACCCCATCACCCATGCCTTGGAAGCAAACTCTCTAATCAGCATATCACACGTTTCGGAAGAGCCTTAAAGTCCAGGTTATTAACGCACTAAAAACAATATATAGATATGGGGAACATAAAATAGCTTTGTGTAAAAACAATACTTTGGGCCCAGCGCAATGGAAGATGACACATATGCCACCATTAAGCCAGAATAAGAAGAAACAACGATATTACCAAAGGATGGCTTTCGACACGGGAAATACTCATTTGTCGGCATAATTCTAGATttccttaaggtgattcctcaatattgattgcactgcgcatcctgtactgtGCATATGATGTGTCAATATTATAATGGATATAATTTGCAAAATTGTAAATGTGGCATATGTAGATCATACTCGCGGAAACAGTTCACAAAACACGTGAAAGAAGCTGTGAATGACCAACAACTCTTTGTGAATAAGTGCGCGCATTCCGAGAGCAAGGCGAATTCTGTTGTTTCGATCTATGATAATCGAGAAGAGACAGGGACGATGGTGTTTTACActtaaacaagcacggtgacctatATCTTTTCTTGCATACTTTTGGTGTGCAATAAATcacctttaaataaaaaaaaataaaaagaatttatggaaaggaaaaaaagatatagctaaaaacgtacacaaagcccCTTATGCCCCTTATGATCTTAAAAACAACGACTTGAGGAACGTTTTGTGCCAACGTCattttaagttgagtgattttttgATAAAGTATAAAAAGAaagtgttccatatgctctagactttctacctatgAGGTGTTTTtaagtgttactttaaaaaccctctcgtttaTGTACCACAAAATGTACCCTTGAGCCGATGAAATAATACACGTGTTTAGTATCAGTACTGGCATCAacggggtaagattggcccatgaTATCATTTAAGCAAGCACAGTGACTTATCATTTatattgtagttctcaaaacagggtCAAAAAAGGagcattcagggaaagtttcaagaaaatcgttaaaaaacttttttctgaggaatcaccttaaattgCCACACCCTTCAAACCTTCTTCCCCACCCTTTCCTACACATAGCCAATAAGCGTTAACGAAGATTCCATGTGAAGTGCATTACTACTGTTGGCCCATTCCAACTTTCAACATTGCTGGAAGTCCACTTATTACGGTAAGTACAccaaaaatcttgaattttttttcaaatttaatttttcaatcGTAAGTTGATGTCCGCTTAATAATTTTGAATCATTAACACTTGTAAAgttaagctaaaatgaaatcaaTGGTTGCTCCTGTACAGTTGTGGTGGAGGCCTGAAAAAGTATACAAAAAAAGGAGTCAACAACGTTAAAACTGCTGATACCAACTTGTTTCTGCTAAGACAAGTGACATGACTACTATTCCCTTCTCAGAACAATCACGATGCAAACTTAAGCTTTAAGTTAATACAAACTGAATTACAACTTTCTTTCCACAGCCTTTCTAATTTGACAACTGAGCAACGTGACATTGACTTTCAGAACTTTGAGCAAACGAGTATAATGACGAGCTTAACCGATCCcccaataaaacaaaaaaaatatatactaAAGAAAATGATGATACTGAGCAGTAACTTCCATGGAGACCTTGTCATTAGAAGGGTTATAACTATTATACTGTATTACATAAGAGAAATTTTACGGTACCACATGAAGCAACAAGCATTGCTTCACAAAATGTGGCCCCTATTGTGACGTACTAGGTTACCAAGGCAACATGGAAGCTCTCCCAAAACCACCCTACAGTATTTCCTCTTTACTTGTTTATATCTATCTCACAAATGAATTTCGTGACAACCATTTtatattgtagaatagtaactAGCAATATGAAATACATGTAGAGCTAtcagaaaagtttgaaaaaattcatGGGAGTCAATTCAGATACAGTTACATGATACATGATACAATGTCAGAAGGTGTCTTagaagtagtgaaactggttccatccaccttaagacatttttattttcaacactGGGATCTTCTCAAgtgatatctttttttttataaaggggGAAGGATTGGTGCAGTGCAGTCTTCATGGGAGTTTTACACGCATTTTCAGTTCACCAACAGCATTTGCCATGACACAGAGGACACTATCGACACAATATCCGGTCCCTCGTCagccaaaaaaagaaagaaagaacgacatgacattgaaaacaagaaactaGAATTGTTTGAGCAAGCAGTGGTGGTGATTAAAGCGCCCCACCCTGCTACCGGCGACTCCCCGGCACACGAGACCAACGAAGCACATGTATTTGGAAAATACGTTGGATTGACATTGTCCAAACTGGCTCCATCCACATTTCGGAGAGCCAAGAAGTGCATTTCAGATGTACTTTTTGAATTCGAGGAAAAAGATGAGCTAGAAAAGGCCAACAGCACAAGTTTTGCCCGAAATTCAACTCAACGTGCATTCAGTAGAGCTGACTATCCTTCTAGCCTTACTTCTGGCTTAAGCTACAGTGACACCAGCTATGCTAGTGCTTCCAACATCACTCCGCCTGGGTTTAACCCATATTTCTATGGTAGTACACATATGCAGTCTGCCGAACAGCCGTCACGACCATCCTTAGGTGTTGAAAGCTCTCACAGGAACCAAGCATTCCCGCCAGACTTCGATTAGAAAACAGAAAAGTCAAAGTAAAAAAGGGCGATTTAGTGGATACCCTTATTATGTGCTAGGcattttttcttgtaaattacatgattaaaaaatcaaatgacagcaaacgtttttctttggttttaactttttttttactagCAAACGAATACTTTTAACATAAATCGGTTTCTATGTTGTGTTATGATCATAATTTTTCCAAACTACAAACTCTGCTCTCGCTTGAATGCATACTATGCAAATTTCATGTTAACTGTCACAGTGCCACAGTCAATATATTAACTACGATTGTACATGCATTTTTGATCTCTAAAAAGAACTCAAAGCCACGAAAGTCCACACATTTTCCTTTGCCACGGCACATCGCCTTCCTCATTGAACCACCTTGTATTTTCCTGGCGCATTTCTTGGGCGCTTCTGTTGTAATTGTGCTTAAGGGATGGCTGAAGGGATACAAGCGATTCAAGAGGAGAGTCGTCTCTCCAAGTGCCTTGGATGATTTCCCCGGTTACAGGATTTTCGTTGTCTGTCAGACCGGGAGGGCAGTACACATTCTTGCTGAATCTGTCGCTGTTCAGCCAGTTGTGAAGCGTTAGTACGGCCATCATTATTTTCTGTACCTTGACAGGGCTCAAAAGGAAGGGGGCTCGAAAAGAGCACCATCTATTGGCTAGAATTCTTAGGATATTCTCGGAAATCCTTCTTCCTCGGGATATTAGATAGTTAGCAATTCTTTCCTCCACTGTAAGGCTCTTTCGAGGATACAGCTTCAGCATGTAGCTTGCCAAAGAAAACGCCTCGTCTGCTGTTATGACAAAAGGAACTGCCTTGCTAGCCCCGGGCAATGGGCAAGGAGGAGGTATCTTAAGCGGATTGTCTGGGCTGTCCAAAGCCTTCTTCAGTGAGCACCATGCCCATGCATGTCCTTCTGAGTTCCACCCGTTGGTGCCTACATCTGCATAGAGGCACTCATAACTCGGTCCCGACATGATGAACGCAATAACACTTTCATTCTCTTTGTAGTCGTGGAAATGGGAACCAGCATTTGGGGGCTTCTGGATCAAAATCCGTTTTCCGTCTATAGCACCAATGTTATTTGGAATATTCCACTTAAAGTAAAATAGAGTTGCAATTTCGCGCCAGTTTTCAACGGTGTTGGGCGTTTTTAAGTGTTGTCTTCCCAAAACTTGGTAAATAGCGCCGCATACTTCCATTACAATCTGAGACACAGTACTCTTGCCAATCCGAAACTGGAAGGAAAGGGACTGAAACGTCTCTCCTGTTGCCAAGTATCTGATACCGAGGGCAAGTCGTTCGTTTGGCGCAATAGATGTCCTCATATGGGTCTCTCGCTTTGTTAAAAGGGGCCCTACAACCTCCACTAATTCTAGGAACTTGGCATGAGGTATCCTTATGTACTCGCCAAACCCAAGGGTGTCTTCCGCCACTAATTCTCAAAACAGGGTATGATAGGCCCCCAATTCCTCTCTTCATTTTATCCACTCGCGACTCCACACTCGTCGTTCGATAGTGGCAGGAGGGTCGTCGTCTACAAGCTGCATCAAAATCAGCAGCATGAACTTACGCTTTCTGGCAAGTTCACGCACCGCCATCATGACTAGTCACTGGAGGCGTTTAAAATGTTGTTTCCGTATTTATTGCATTCCAAAACAATGTAATTATCCATCTATTTTCGTCCAGTTGTGTGTTTATGGCAAGTACGTAAGCATGAACGTATTGTATTGCCGTTTCTTTACTGTCAGTGATTGGTTAAGTCTGTAATAAAGCTCCAGAAGCATGCTCCCGAGCTGTTTACACGATAAAAATTGTCCTTTTTGCAACATTCGTTGCTGTAACATGCCGCATGAAGTTCGACCAAATGAACTTCAGCGGGACATGTTGCAGTGACAAAACATAGGTGTGAAATCGTGTGGCACGAAGAACTCAGAGAATGCGACACCTTGTAGGTACATGTCCCTGGGACACGCAATAACTGCAGTTGCGACTGTTTGTGCGTAAATACGTTTTGTCCTTGCTGTGAGCTCTGTATAAACGTGCCTGCTACATTTTCTCTCATATGTATGaaacaggatttgactgcggctTCATGTTCCCGGGACATGTAATGGCTGCATTTGCGAATGTATGTTTGTTCTGTGTGTACATGTTGTGATTTGGTGGGTGCTTCGTGTCCCGCTACAGATTCCAGCTCTATGCCGTGTTATATGTATGGAATATGATTTTAAAACTGCTGCATGTTCCAGGGTCATGTAGCTGCAAAATGACCCCTAGTGTGTGAGCACCTTAAGAACTCAAGGTTGAGTCTCTGGCTTCATTCTTTTACAAGACAGTAGTCAAAACTGTGGAACAGGTTACCTTTTAATATTCAGAATAGCCATGAGAGAGCCTTTagaattaaaatacaaaactgtCTTTCATGAGTTGCTTAAAATTCAAGACAACTGCCTTCGCAAAAGCTACTATTTATCAATATTT
This window harbors:
- the LOC138057576 gene encoding uncharacterized protein; its protein translation is MATFNATLNDLQACKIESRLLQMSPVEKGGRIGAVQSSWEFYTHFQFTNSICHDTEDTIDTISGPSSAKKRKKERHDIENKKLELFEQAVVVIKAPHPATGDSPAHETNEAHVFGKYVGLTLSKLAPSTFRRAKKCISDVLFEFEEKDELEKANSTSFARNSTQRAFSRADYPSSLTSGLSYSDTSYASASNITPPGFNPYFYGSTHMQSAEQPSRPSLGVESSHRNQAFPPDFD